The following proteins come from a genomic window of Brevibacillus antibioticus:
- a CDS encoding capping complex subunit for YIEGIA: MTGVILAAITTNKDRIAGGVPIFIESTTEVMQQTAFTLEKILDGMVHEVSADTLIIVRHK, from the coding sequence ATGACAGGAGTAATCTTGGCGGCGATTACGACGAACAAAGACAGGATAGCGGGTGGCGTGCCGATTTTTATCGAGTCTACTACGGAGGTTATGCAGCAAACAGCTTTCACGCTGGAAAAGATACTAGACGGGATGGTGCATGAAGTGAGCGCCGATACCCTTATCATTGTTCGGCATAAGTAG
- a CDS encoding YIEGIA family protein, with translation MLKQLLAYEYVFPLVLGFLFGILCRIHLLRTDYRQYPTYPHGKIIHVSLGVIASALGALAIPALLKENYTAVTFLTVAAQQFRDVRNMERTTLTAIDKQELVPRGGPYIEGIAMVFEGRNYMVMFTSLVTTTATILFHWWGGVIAGVIALIISRKLRSGKTLSLIAEIEPGEVRVEGRDLYVNDIYIMNVGLADAQEIIREQGVGFIVTPRDANAKVTIAHPGQRQAILHDVATQLGVYTDTGEPSLTPLVKRDIQSGRLGVFLLPQEKDVDRATSVIRAVPILESVFRMPTKTRMVKKEL, from the coding sequence GTGTTGAAGCAATTGTTAGCTTATGAATATGTTTTTCCTTTAGTTCTGGGCTTCCTGTTCGGCATTTTGTGCCGGATTCATCTTTTGCGAACAGATTATCGACAATATCCAACCTATCCTCACGGGAAAATTATTCACGTTTCACTTGGAGTGATTGCATCCGCACTCGGAGCGTTAGCGATTCCTGCTCTGCTTAAGGAGAATTACACGGCAGTCACTTTTTTGACGGTGGCAGCTCAACAATTCCGCGATGTCAGGAACATGGAACGGACTACGCTCACGGCAATTGACAAGCAGGAGCTGGTACCCCGTGGTGGTCCCTACATCGAAGGAATCGCAATGGTGTTTGAAGGACGCAATTACATGGTCATGTTTACCTCTTTGGTGACAACGACGGCTACCATCCTTTTTCATTGGTGGGGGGGTGTCATTGCAGGTGTCATTGCCTTGATAATCTCTCGCAAGCTACGTTCTGGAAAAACACTGTCGCTGATTGCGGAGATCGAGCCGGGCGAAGTAAGAGTGGAAGGAAGAGACCTGTATGTGAACGACATTTACATCATGAACGTCGGATTGGCAGATGCTCAAGAGATCATACGTGAGCAAGGCGTGGGTTTTATTGTGACACCGAGGGATGCCAATGCCAAGGTCACGATTGCCCACCCAGGACAGCGGCAAGCGATTCTGCACGATGTCGCGACGCAACTCGGCGTATATACAGATACGGGAGAGCCGTCGCTAACACCATTGGTAAAACGTGATATACAGTCAGGGAGACTCGGGGTATTTTTATTGCCGCAAGAAAAAGATGTGGACCGGGCAACATCCGTCATTCGTGCAGTCCCGATTCTCGAAAGCGTCTTCCGAATGCCAACGAAGACTAGAATGGTGAAAAAGGAGCTGTAG
- a CDS encoding YphA family membrane protein → MNEGTVAILIQWSLLCLVWMGSFDLQLRNMKMERRRVLAVISAFLFCTFVSWEIYFAPIQVSLSGTILPLIACIVLYTKLMSKIRRLYLLSALATALLLFWLRWLFFTDPILLFWDERIIVPAVGVSTIFLMSRTKLGQMFQLMLSMPLADAIHSLFFWKLSGSCHWGSEYAQDLLWSSLSLWAFVSIVWSAIRRILGRTEPESSHSDTGR, encoded by the coding sequence ATGAACGAGGGAACCGTTGCGATCCTTATCCAGTGGTCTTTGCTGTGTCTTGTCTGGATGGGAAGCTTTGACTTACAGCTACGAAACATGAAGATGGAACGCAGACGAGTGCTCGCAGTCATCAGCGCATTTTTATTTTGTACGTTTGTTAGCTGGGAAATCTATTTTGCCCCCATTCAAGTTAGTCTAAGTGGAACGATATTGCCACTGATCGCATGCATTGTCCTTTACACCAAGCTCATGTCCAAAATACGCAGATTGTACTTGCTGAGTGCGTTGGCAACGGCCCTTTTGCTTTTTTGGCTCCGCTGGCTGTTTTTTACCGATCCGATCTTGCTGTTTTGGGATGAGAGGATCATCGTACCCGCTGTTGGAGTCAGTACGATTTTTTTGATGAGCAGGACAAAGCTGGGACAGATGTTTCAGCTTATGCTCTCCATGCCACTGGCAGATGCGATCCATTCGCTATTTTTTTGGAAATTGTCCGGTTCCTGTCATTGGGGATCGGAGTATGCGCAAGATTTGCTATGGAGTAGCCTATCCCTATGGGCTTTCGTCAGCATAGTCTGGTCTGCGATTCGTCGTATCCTTGGTAGAACAGAACCAGAGTCTTCCCATTCCGATACGGGTAGGTGA